A section of the Cuniculiplasma divulgatum genome encodes:
- a CDS encoding preprotein translocase subunit Sec61beta — MADKKSEGFQSGAGLIRYFDEEEIKGPALDPKLIIYIGIAMAVIVELAKVFWPI; from the coding sequence ATGGCAGACAAGAAATCCGAAGGATTCCAGTCTGGAGCAGGTTTAATCAGATACTTTGATGAAGAGGAAATTAAGGGTCCTGCTCTTGATCCCAAGCTCATAATATACATAGGCATTGCCATGGCCGTGATTGTGGAGCTTGCAAAGGTTTTCTGGCCAATATGA